GGCACTGTGGCGGCGATCGCGGACCGCAGGGCATCCGCGTCGGCCACCGCCGCGCACACCTCGAAACCGCGGTCGGTGAGCAGCCGGACCAGCCCTTCGCGCATCATCGCGGCATCCTCCGCGATCACCACCCGCATGTCGTCGCCTCCGTTCACACGTGTGTGGGCAGCTGGATCTCGACCCGGGTCGGACCGCCGGCCGGGCTGTGTACGCGCATCCGGCCGTCCACGACGGCGATGCGGCCGGACAGGCCGGACAGGCCGGGGCCGTCCGGGTTCGCCCCGCCGACGCCGTCGTCCCGGACGGTCACCGTCAGGCGCTCGCCGGATCGGACGACGCCGAGCCAGATGCGGCCCGCCCGGCTGTGTTTGGCCGCGTTCGCGAGCAGTTCGGAGGCGCAGAAGTAGGCGATGGTCTCGATCGCGGGCGCCGGGCGCTCGGGCAGTTCGACGTTCACCGCGACCGGGATGGCGCTGCTCGTCGCGAGCGTCGCCAGCGCGTCGCCGAGACCGTTGTCGAGGACCGGCGGGTGGATCCCGCGCACCAGGTCGCGCAGGTCGGCGAGGGCGTCCTTCGCTCCGCGGTGGGCGAGCGCGAGCAGTTCGCGGGCCTGTTGGAGGTCCGGTGGCGGGCCGTCGACGCCGAGCTTCTCGGTCGCCATGCCGAGGTTCATCGCCACCGTGGCGAGCCGGATCTGCGCGCCGTCGTGCAGGTCCCGTTCCAGCCTGCGCATCATCGCGGCCGCGTCGTCGATCGCGCGGGCCCGGGTGACCTGCAGTTCGCGTACCCGCTCGGCGAGCCGACGCGGACCGAGCAGCTGTCGCATCACGGCGAGGTCCAGTGTCGTACCGGCCCGCATCAACCACGGTGCGACCAGCAGCATGGCGAGACCGGCCGCGGCGATGAGGAACGTTCCGGCGAACGTCCGCGTACCGATGGTGCCGAACGGCGTCAGCGCCCACACCGGTCCGAGCCGGGTGCCGGGAGGGTGGTTGCGAAACAGTGGCCACCACACCGGGTAGCTGAGGTTGACCAGGCCGAACACGTAGCAGAACGCGCCGTAGCCCTGGGGGATGGCCAGTGGCACCTTGAGCATCCCGTACCCGACGGCGCGCCAGCCCGGTCCGTCGGAGACCAGGACGCTGATCCGCTTCGAGGGCCGGGGCGACGGGGCGTCCACGTGCACGTCGAGCAGCCGGTCGGCGAGTGAGCGGTGCACGGCTCCCATCGCGCGCCCGATCGGGGCGGCCAGCACGACCAGGAGCGCGATGGTGAGCGGAAACAGGACCAGGAAGACCGGTGCGACGGTGGGTGTGGGCTGGTCGGACATGGCCCCGGTCGCCCACAGGATGAGGACGGCCAGGGCCGGCACGATCGCCGGTACGCTCAGGATCGCTGCCGCACTGACCACGCCGACGACGCAGAACACCGCCCGGCGCAGGGCCAGTGTGGTGAACGGAGCGCGCAGCGCGGTCATCAGTCCCATTGTCGCTGTCACGCGTCACGGTGGCGGAGCAGCATGCCGCCACACAGGATCGCCATCGCCGCGTACCCGCACATCAGCAGCGCGCTGAGCCAGCCGGAGAACAGCCCGGGTATCGGCGATGTCACCGCGATCGAGTTGAGCAGCATCAGCAGCGGGACGAAGCGGCCGACCGCGATGCCGCTCTCACCGAAGAGCCCGGCCACGATCATCGGGACGAACATCAGAGCGAACAGCGTGCCGATCGCGGCGCCGGAGTGCCGCACGATGGCCCCGACACCGACCCCGATCAGCGCGGTGGCGCCCAGGTAGACACCGGTCAGCACGACCGCGCGCAGGATCGCCGGGTCGGTCAGGGATGCGGCCGGGATGGCGGTGCCGCGGATCGCGAGTTGCCCGCTCAGATACCCGGCGAAGCTCGCGGCCAGGCCGACGGTGAGAGCCGCGCCGCCGCACACGGCGACCTTCGCGGCCAGGACGATCCGACGCCGTGGGACGGCGGCGAACGTCGAACGGATCATCCCGGTGCCGTATTCGCCGGTCACCATCAGCACGCCGAGCGCTCCGAGGAGCAGCTGGGCCACGATGGCGCCGCCGAGGCTGTTGTTCAGGATCTGGGCGGCGGTGGCGACCGGGGTGTGCGATCGGTACCCGAGTCCCACCCCGGCCCCGGCGGCGGCCATCGAGACCACCGCGGAGATCGCCAGCCACCACGTCGATCGGACGCTGCTCAGCTTGATCCGCTCCATCCGGACCGCGTGCCGGAATCCGTACCCGTTCATGACGCTCCCACTCCGCGATAGTCGGTGGCCTGTGCGGTGAGCCGGAAGAACGCATCCTCCAGGCTGTCGTCGCCGGCGGCGAGTTCGGCGACGGTCGTCTCGGCCAGCAGCCGGCCGCGGCCGATGACCACCAGCCGGTCGGCGGTCAGCGCCATCTCGGCGATCAGGTGGCTGGACACGAACACCGTCCGGCCTTCGGCGGCGAGTCCGCGCAGCAGGTCCCGGATCCAGCGGATGCCCTCGGGATCCAGTCCGTTGACCGGCTCGTCGAGCAGGAGGACGCCCGGGTCGCCGAGCAGGGCCACAGCGACGCCGAGGCGCTGGCGCATGCCGAGCGAGTACGTGCCGGCGCGCCGTGTTGCCGCGTCGGACAGACCTACGGTGCGCAGCACCTGCTCAACCCGGGAACCGGGGATGTCGTTGCTCGCGGCCAGCGCGGTCAGGTGCGCGCGGGCGCTGCGGCCGGGATGGAACGCCCCGGCATCGAGCAGCGCGCCGACCGTCTTCAACGGCCAGTTCAGGTCCGGGTACCGGACGCCGCCGATCAGTGCCTCGCCATGGTTCGGTGCATCGAGGCCGAGGATCATCCGCATCGTCGTCGACTTGCCGGATCCGTTCGGCCCGAGGAAGCCGGTCACCACCCCCGGCTGCACCCGGACGCTCAGCCTGTCGACGGCGACCCGGTCGCCGTATCGTTTCGTCAGCTCACGTAGTTCGATCACATGATCGACGCTAGGCAACGCCGCCGGCGGTCTGAAGCCGGAAACCATCCGACTGTGCCTGGAGGTTTTCCACCACACCAGGGCCTGGGGCAAGGGCGCGCCCTGCTCGATCATGAGGATCATCCGGGGCAGCGCGGACACCCGACCAGATGCCATCGTGGCACGGTGAAGGAAGACCTGCACAGTTACTTGAAGGGCGGCCGCGACGCGCTGCTGTGGAAGCTCGACGGGCTCAGCGAATACGATGTTCGTCGTCCGTTGACCCGGACCGCAACCAACCTGCTCGGGCTGGTGAAGCACTCGGCGGCCATGGAAATCCTCTACTTCGGCGTCGTGTTCGGCCGACCGTTCGAGCAGGCACCGCCGTACGTCGGCGACGGTGCGGAGACCAATGCCGACATGTGGGCGACCGCGGATGAAACCCGCGAGGAAATCGTCGCGCTGTACCGTCGCGCGATCGCCCACGCCGACGCCACCATTGAAGGCCTTGCGCTGAATGAGGTCGGCCTCGTGCCGTGGTGGGGCGATGCGGCGGTCACGTTGCACCACGTCCTGGTCCACGTCATCGCGGAAACACAACGGCACGCGGGTCACGCTGACATCGTGCGCGAACTCATCGACGGCGCGGCCGGGCTGCTGCCCAGGAACGACAATCTGCCTCCCGCCGACGAGCCATGGTGGCTGGAGTACCGCCAGCGAGTGGAGCAGGCTGCCCTCGACGCCAGCAAACGCGGCAGCTAGGTGTGGCTCAGTCCGCCTCGGGATCGGCCGCGGGCAGGTCCAGGACGTACGAGTCGCCCGCGGGGCGGAAGCCGAGCCGGTGGTAGTAGGGGGCGACCATCCCGGGTGGGCTGACCACGCGGTGGAAGCCGCGTTCGGTGAAGAGGCGGCTGCGCCGGTAGACGAACTCGCCGGGCGTGAAGTCGCGGAACTTCGGGGTCACGTAGTCCAGGTCTATCTGGGCGACGCCGGGCGCCTCGGCGTGCGACAGCACCACCCCGACCACCTCGTCGGCGGTGACCACCAGGAACGCGGAGCGTCCCGGGGCTTCCGGGTTCCAGTGCAAGTCGGGATTGAACCGGGCGATGTCCGCGGCGTGCACCCGCAGTGTGTGCGCCAGGAACTGGTCGCCGACGCCGACCTCGACCACCTGGTAGGTCTGCTCGTCGTGCCGGGTGGCCAGCATCCCGCGCAGGTACCAGATGTTGATCACTGCGAGAACGATGTTCAGCCCGACCATGGGCCAGACCTCGATCGCGGCGTTGTAGCCGATCAGCACGAGGCAGCCGATGAGGTTGAGCCCGCGCAGCCGCAGGATGCGGGACTGCAGCAGAGACCAGACCAGCACCGCAGAGCCGGCCCAGCCGACGAGATCCAACCAATTCACTCGGTGAGACTAGTGCCCGCCCTGCTCAGGGGCATCGGCGGGCAGCTCCAGCAGCCACTCCTCGACCTCGGCGCCGCGGCCGTTGGCGTACCCCGAGTCCTCGCCGACCACCACGAAGCCGCACTTGCGCAGCACCGCGAGGGACGCGGCGTTGTCCTTGGCGGCGCGGGCGTGCACCGGCCGGGGCAGCTCGCGCAGCAGGGCGGCGAGCGCCGCGGTGGCGTAGCCCCGGCCCCAGCGGGCCGGGTCGATCCAGTAGCTGACCTCGGTGAGGTCATCGACCGGGAAGGCGGTGACGTGGCCGACCACCGCGCCGTCGACCTCGACGGTGCGGACCAGGTTCGCCGGGTCGGTGAGCACCCGGGCCCAGTGCCGGGCGAACTCGCGGTGGTCGGACGGATCGGCGGGGCCGAACGCGGCCATCCGGTTGGCCTCCGGGTCCTGCTGGTGCAGGAAGAACTCGACGAGGTCGTCCTCGCGGACCGGGCGCAGCCGCACATCGGAGGTCATCGGGCGAGGGTACGCGGCGGCACCTCTGGCCCGTGGAACGTACCGTGCGGCCGGGATACCTGCGGGCCGTCTACTGACTCGGGTAGCCGTACAGCTCGAGTAGCCGGCCCCGCGATGCCTGGAGGCGGTCCACCACGACGGCCATGAACCGGAGGGTGATCTGTCGGGCCAGGGCATCATCGGATTCGATCAGCCGCCGCACACCCTCAGCCGCGAACTCGAGCGTCGTGGTGCGGCGCACCGCGACCGCGCCGAACTGCCACCGGTACGGCGGGAAGATCCAGGACCAGCCGAGCACCCCGCCCGCGCCGATCGTCTCGATGCCGACGTCGCCCCGACCGGGCACCGGGAAGTCCAGCGCCACCTCACCGCCGGAGATCAGCCAGAACCGTTCGGCCGGCTGTCCGGCGCGGAACACCCGGTGCCCAGGGTGCCAGACCACCGGTCGGGCGTACCCGGTGAGTCTCGGCAGCCACTCGCGCGGCAGGCCGGCCAGGAAGGGATGCTCCCGGAGCAGATCCAGTGCGGTCATGGTGTGCGGTCCCTTCCGTCGCGGTTATCGCCGATCCCGCCTCCATCCGACTCCTTCCGAGTGCACGGCGTGAGGGCCATTGGTCCCGGGCCCCGCGGGCGCAACGCCTCTGCCGGGCGTGATTCCGCGGCGGGAGGGTGGGACGGGACGGCGTGCCGGTGACGCGCCACGCG
Above is a window of Micromonospora coriariae DNA encoding:
- a CDS encoding sensor histidine kinase, whose amino-acid sequence is MTALRAPFTTLALRRAVFCVVGVVSAAAILSVPAIVPALAVLILWATGAMSDQPTPTVAPVFLVLFPLTIALLVVLAAPIGRAMGAVHRSLADRLLDVHVDAPSPRPSKRISVLVSDGPGWRAVGYGMLKVPLAIPQGYGAFCYVFGLVNLSYPVWWPLFRNHPPGTRLGPVWALTPFGTIGTRTFAGTFLIAAAGLAMLLVAPWLMRAGTTLDLAVMRQLLGPRRLAERVRELQVTRARAIDDAAAMMRRLERDLHDGAQIRLATVAMNLGMATEKLGVDGPPPDLQQARELLALAHRGAKDALADLRDLVRGIHPPVLDNGLGDALATLATSSAIPVAVNVELPERPAPAIETIAYFCASELLANAAKHSRAGRIWLGVVRSGERLTVTVRDDGVGGANPDGPGLSGLSGRIAVVDGRMRVHSPAGGPTRVEIQLPTHV
- a CDS encoding ABC transporter permease, coding for MNGYGFRHAVRMERIKLSSVRSTWWLAISAVVSMAAAGAGVGLGYRSHTPVATAAQILNNSLGGAIVAQLLLGALGVLMVTGEYGTGMIRSTFAAVPRRRIVLAAKVAVCGGAALTVGLAASFAGYLSGQLAIRGTAIPAASLTDPAILRAVVLTGVYLGATALIGVGVGAIVRHSGAAIGTLFALMFVPMIVAGLFGESGIAVGRFVPLLMLLNSIAVTSPIPGLFSGWLSALLMCGYAAMAILCGGMLLRHRDA
- a CDS encoding ABC transporter ATP-binding protein, whose product is MIELRELTKRYGDRVAVDRLSVRVQPGVVTGFLGPNGSGKSTTMRMILGLDAPNHGEALIGGVRYPDLNWPLKTVGALLDAGAFHPGRSARAHLTALAASNDIPGSRVEQVLRTVGLSDAATRRAGTYSLGMRQRLGVAVALLGDPGVLLLDEPVNGLDPEGIRWIRDLLRGLAAEGRTVFVSSHLIAEMALTADRLVVIGRGRLLAETTVAELAAGDDSLEDAFFRLTAQATDYRGVGAS
- a CDS encoding DinB family protein; protein product: MKEDLHSYLKGGRDALLWKLDGLSEYDVRRPLTRTATNLLGLVKHSAAMEILYFGVVFGRPFEQAPPYVGDGAETNADMWATADETREEIVALYRRAIAHADATIEGLALNEVGLVPWWGDAAVTLHHVLVHVIAETQRHAGHADIVRELIDGAAGLLPRNDNLPPADEPWWLEYRQRVEQAALDASKRGS
- a CDS encoding GNAT family N-acetyltransferase yields the protein MTSDVRLRPVREDDLVEFFLHQQDPEANRMAAFGPADPSDHREFARHWARVLTDPANLVRTVEVDGAVVGHVTAFPVDDLTEVSYWIDPARWGRGYATAALAALLRELPRPVHARAAKDNAASLAVLRKCGFVVVGEDSGYANGRGAEVEEWLLELPADAPEQGGH
- a CDS encoding cyclic nucleotide-binding domain-containing protein — its product is MTALDLLREHPFLAGLPREWLPRLTGYARPVVWHPGHRVFRAGQPAERFWLISGGEVALDFPVPGRGDVGIETIGAGGVLGWSWIFPPYRWQFGAVAVRRTTTLEFAAEGVRRLIESDDALARQITLRFMAVVVDRLQASRGRLLELYGYPSQ